Proteins from one Osmerus mordax isolate fOsmMor3 chromosome 21, fOsmMor3.pri, whole genome shotgun sequence genomic window:
- the LOC136965063 gene encoding zinc finger protein 271-like, whose translation MSKLYVFREFINEILSTAALEIFGVVEKTLIEYKEEISRSEERKRLQRLLNVVTQTNIAEVQQLSLLEPPQIKEEQELWSSQEEEHLQGLKSETTDSIFTRDSYHIRAFLSERLTTTASEIFGAVEITFAEYQEEISRSEEERKRIQRLLDVVSQPEIKLHRTEVQQLSLPEPPQIKEEQELWTSQEEEQLQGLKSETTDFIFTSLSVKHDSDQEGSSECSHLDQAVQVDNREGGSLPTNTTEEQIKAEPHVEDYAASEPGSDSQPLSVVAPDCPAAQSLEEHGGVLPLRETINSTITQVHSAVPGGKMPQGSPTGVKVHQCKKCSKRFSFVSNLLNHMRTHTGDKPYQCQHCSKCFTKKGGLVEHMRTHTGEKPFQCQECNNAFSHKATLVVHMRTHTGEKPYQCPHCSKRFAKKGGLVEHMRTHTGEKPYQCPHCSKRFAQKGGLVEHIRTHTGEKPFQCQECNNTFRRKDSLVAHMRTHTGVRPYQCQECTKRFISKDNLVQHLRTHTGQKPYQCQECTKVFALKSQLVTHMRTHTGEKPFQCQECNKTFSCKLYLVVHMRTHTGDKPYQCQQCSKCFSKKGGLVEHMRTHTGEKPFQCQECNNAFSHKATLVVHMRTHTGEKPYQCPHCSKRFAKKGGLVEHMRTHTGEKPYQCPHCSKRFAHKGGLVEHIRTHTGEKPFQCQECNNTFRRKDSLVAHMRTHIGVRPYQCQECTKRFISKVNLVQHLRTHTGENPYQC comes from the exons ATGTCGAAACTGTATGTGTTTAGAGAATTTATCAATGAGATATTATCAACGGCAGCTTTGGAGATTTTCGGAGTGGTTGAAAAAACGCTTATTGAGTACAAAGAAGAAATCTCTCGTTCCGAGGAGAGAAAGCGGCTACAACGGCTGTTGAACGTTGTTACACAAACCAATATTGCAG AagtgcagcagctctctctcctggagcccccacagattaaagaggaacaAGAGCTGTGGtccagtcaggaggaagagcacCTCCAAGGACTGAAGTCTGAAACTACAGACTCCATATTCACCAGGGACTCTTATCATATCAGAGCATTTCTCAGTGAGAGATTAACAACAACAGCTTCAGAGATTTTTGGTGCAGTTGAAATAACATTTGCTGAGTACCAAGAAGAAATCTCTcgctctgaggaggagaggaagcgaaTACAAAGGCTGTTGGACGTTGTTTCTCAACCTGAGATCAAGCTACATCGAACAG AagtgcagcagctctctctcccggagcccccacagattaaagaggaacaggagctgtggaccagtcaggaggaagagcagctccaaggacTAAAGTCTGAAACCACAGACTTCATATTCACTTCTCTGAGTGTGAAACATGACTCTGATCAAGAGGGCTCCTCTGAATGTTCACATCTTGACCAAGCTGTCCAAGTGGACAACAGAGAAGGAGGCTCTCTACCCACCAACACAACTGAGGAGCAAATCAAAGCAGAGCCTCATGTAGAAGACTATGCAGCATCAGAACCAGGCAGtgactctcagcccctctctgttgtagctccagactgtcctgcagctcagagtttggaggaacatggaggagtGCTGCCCTTGCGAGAGACGATCAATTCAACAATAACACAAGTACATTCAGCTGTGCCAGGTGGAAAGATGCCACAGGGAAGTCCCACAGGAGTGAAAGTACATCAGTGTAAAAAATGTAGTAAGAGATTCAGTTTTGTGTCAAATCTTCTTAAtcatatgaggacacacacaggagataaACCTTATCAGTGTCAACATTGTAGCAAATGTTTTACTAAAAAGGGTGGTCTGGTtgaacacatgaggacacacacaggagagaagccattTCAGTGTCAAGAATGTAACAATGCTTTTAGTCATAAAgctactttggttgttcatatgaggactcacacaggagaaaaacctTATCAGTGTCCACATTGTAGCAAACGTTTTGCTAAAAAGGGTGGTCTGGTtgaacacatgaggacacacacaggagaaaaacctTATCAGTGTCCACATTGTAGCAAACGTTTTGCTCAAAAGGGTGGTCTGGTTGAACacataaggacacacacaggagagaaaccatttcAGTGTCAAGAATGTAACAACACTTTCCGCCGCAAAGATAGTTTGGTTGCGCATATGAGAACACATACAGGAGTGAGACCGtatcaatgtcaggaatgtacCAAACGCTTCATTTCCAAGGATAACCTGGTTCAACACTTGAGGACACATACAGGACAGAAACCTTATCAGTGTCAAGAATGTACCAAAGTCTTTGCTCTAAAAAGTCAACTGGTTACACACATGAGGactcacacaggagagaaaccatttcAGTGTCAAGAATGTAACAAAACATTTAGTTGTAAGTTGTATTTGGTTGTGcatatgaggacacacacaggagataaACCTTATCAGTGTCAACAGTGTAGCAAATGTTTTTCTAAAAAGGGTGGTCTGGTtgaacacatgaggacacacacaggagagaaaccatttcAGTGTCAAGAATGTAACAATGCTTTTAGTCATAAAgctactttggttgttcatatgaggactcacacaggagagaaaccttatcaGTGTCCACATTGTAGCAAACGTTTTGCTAAAAAGGGTGGTCTGGTtgaacacatgaggacacacacaggagaaaaacctTATCAGTGTCCACATTGTAGCAAACGTTTTGCTCACAAGGGTGGTCTGGTTGAACacataaggacacacacaggagagaaaccatttcAGTGTCAAGAATGTAACAACACTTTCCGCCGAAAAGATAGTTTGGTTGCGCATATGAGAACACATATAGGAGTGAGACCGtatcaatgtcaggaatgtacCAAACGCTTCATTTCCAAGGTTAATTTGGTTCAACacttgaggacacacacaggagagaacccATATCAGTGTTAG